The Acropora palmata chromosome 10, jaAcrPala1.3, whole genome shotgun sequence genome contains a region encoding:
- the LOC141894466 gene encoding putative diacylglycerol O-acyltransferase Mb3154c, producing MHPAIHRARVSVNYPKMNLYCKYMELAPSIQYGLLCISALVIWMLVASLTLPFLCVFKIFQWFQERIISYYKLGMVLESNDVPFLHENEHNRNYICGLFVVNGVIDVKELRKLMMSRVVENSAEPSYARMRKLVKMYYWRYVWQDEPEFDITRHVFNYEGDPPRSEDQLQELLSQRFSLSMSDDMSPWEVMVAPLDLPGKDQTAICMRIHHAIGDAFSLIELFSNLMVKKPEFLGVKKPVVTACDKRKQVWKAIFSGPLALLSVALSNPYNPFPAKRLSGEKCTSWTSAIDLGLVKEIKTKTGTTINDVLSTCLAGSLRRYLTSEGLQENPTDIQIAVTVNSRPSRVLSRDKIPLENHSTGLLYSLPVSMADTLERLIETKRRMDNLKASSHWRIFGFVYSHVVGRLPEFIGRFSSFSLKRHCSVIFSNVPGPLSPFEINGQEVATALAWPPLVSDTGISVAVLSYAGTLRMSVLSDKAVIANPNNLTHEFELELKKMYECVKNSSACVDATTTRKYF from the exons ATGCACCCGGCCATTCATCGAGCGAGAGTGTCTGTAAACTATCCTAAAATGAACCTCTATTGCAAGTACATGGAATTAGCACCATCCATCCAGTATGGCCTCCTCTGTATCTCTGCCCTCGTTATTTGGATGCTGGTCGCGTCTTTGACGCTGCCTTTCTTGTGcgtgttcaaaatatttcagtgGTTTCAAGAACGCATCATTTCTTATTACAAATTGGGAATGGTACTAGAGAGCAACGATGTACCGTTTCTTCACGAGAACGAGCACAACCGTAACTACATCTGCGGCTTATTCGTTGTCAATGGAGTCATTGACGTAAAGGAACTGCGCAAGCTTATGATGTCACGTGTTGTAGAAAACAGCGCGGAGCCGAGTTACGCACGCATGCGCAAACTTGTAAAAATGTACTACTGGCGTTACGTTTGGCAAGATGAACCGGAGTTCGATATCACTAGACACGTGTTTAACTATGAAGGCGATCCGCCGCGGAGTGAGGACCAACTTCAGGAGTTATTGAGCCAGAGGTTTTCGTTGTCGATGAGCGATGATATGTCGCCCTGGGAAGTAATGGTCGCCCCTCTAGATTTACCTGGGAAAGATCAAACCGCAATTTGTATGCGAATTCATCACGCAATTGGCGATGCGTTTTCTTTGATTGAGCTGTTTTCGAATCTCATGGTAAAGAAGCCGGAATTTTTAGGTGTCAAAAAACCCGTGGTAACAGCTTGTGACAAACGAAAGCAG GTGTGGAAAGCGATTTTTTCCGGCCCCCTGGCTTTGCTTAGTGTAGCGCTCTCGAATCCATACAATCCTTTTCCCGCCAAGAGATTGTCCGGTGAGAAGTGTACAAGTTGGACGTCGGCAATTGACCTTGGGCTTGTCAAAGAAATTAAGACCAAAACAG GCACAACCATAAATGACGTCCTATCAACTTGTCTAGCTGGATCCCTACGTCGCTACCTGACCTCCGAGGGATTACAAGAAAACCCCACCGATATCCAAATCGCCGTGACCGTCAACTCTCGCCCAAGCAGAGTCCTATCACGTGACAAGATCCCGCTAGAAAACCATTCCACAGGTTTGCTCTACAGTTTGCCCGTCAGTATGGCCGACACGCTAGAGCGTTTAATTGAAACCAAACGAAGAATGGACAACCTAAAAGCCTCTTCGCACTGGAGAATCTTCGGCTTTGTCTACTCGCACGTGGTCGGCCGTCTCCCGGAATTCATCGGCCGGTTTTCGTCCTTCTCTCTCAAAAGACACTGTTCGGTGATATTTAGCAACGTACCTGGTCCGTTGTCTCCGTTTGAAATCAACGGCCAAGAAGTGGCGACCGCCTTAGCGTGGCCACCGCTGGTCAGTGATACCGGCATATCCGTTGCGGTATTGAGTTACGCGGGTACTCTGCGCATGAGCGTGCTGTCCGACAAGGCGGTGATTGCGAACCCAAACAACCTGACACACGAGTTTGAGCTTGAACTGAAGAAGATGTACGAATGTGTGAAAAATTCGTCAGCCTGTGTAGACGCGACGACAACTAGAAAATACTTTTAA